A region from the Nonlabens sp. YIK11 genome encodes:
- the trxB gene encoding thioredoxin-disulfide reductase: MSEQIERIKCLIIGSGPAGYTAAIYAARADMKPVMYTGMEPGGQLTTTTEVDNFPGYPDGIDGPAMMVDLQKQAERFGTDVRFGMVTEVNFATEKGGIHKVVVDGKIHLEANTVIISTGASAKYLGLPSEQRLRGGGVSACAVCDGFFYRNQEVAIVGAGDTAAEEASYLANICKKVTMLVRKDYMRASKAMQHRVNSLKNIEVLYNSEVDEVLGDQVVDGLRIKNNQTGEKHEIEITGLFIAIGHKPNTDIFKGQLDMGDDGYLVTVPDTTKTNLPGVFASGDVQDKVYRQAITAAGTGCMAALDAERYLADIGVVEEVKAGDYSIE, encoded by the coding sequence ATGTCAGAGCAAATAGAACGAATAAAGTGTTTAATCATAGGATCAGGACCAGCAGGATATACGGCTGCGATCTATGCTGCGCGAGCAGATATGAAACCTGTAATGTATACCGGTATGGAACCTGGTGGCCAGTTGACCACGACGACTGAAGTGGATAATTTTCCTGGATATCCTGACGGTATCGATGGACCAGCCATGATGGTAGACCTACAAAAACAGGCAGAACGTTTTGGAACTGATGTTCGTTTTGGTATGGTCACTGAAGTGAATTTTGCTACCGAGAAAGGTGGCATCCACAAAGTAGTGGTAGACGGAAAAATTCATCTGGAAGCCAATACTGTGATCATTTCTACAGGAGCATCTGCTAAGTATCTAGGGTTGCCTAGTGAACAGCGTTTGCGCGGCGGTGGCGTTAGTGCGTGCGCCGTTTGTGACGGATTTTTCTATCGCAATCAAGAAGTAGCGATTGTAGGTGCTGGAGATACGGCAGCAGAAGAGGCCAGTTACCTAGCCAACATCTGTAAAAAAGTAACCATGCTTGTGCGTAAAGACTATATGAGAGCTTCTAAAGCCATGCAGCATAGAGTAAACAGTCTTAAAAATATTGAAGTCCTATACAATAGCGAGGTGGACGAAGTCCTAGGTGACCAAGTCGTGGATGGTTTGCGCATCAAAAACAATCAAACTGGCGAGAAACACGAGATTGAAATCACTGGATTATTCATCGCTATAGGTCACAAGCCTAACACAGACATTTTCAAGGGTCAATTAGACATGGGCGATGATGGTTACCTAGTCACTGTTCCAGATACGACCAAAACCAATTTACCTGGAGTTTTCGCTAGTGGAGACGTTCAGGATAAAGTGTATAGACAGGCCATCACCGCAGCAGGAACTGGTTGTATGGCTGCTCTAGACGCAGAACGCTATCTAGCCGATATAGGTGTGGTAGAAGAAGTAAAGGCTGGAGATTACAGCATCGAGTAG
- a CDS encoding GIN domain-containing protein yields MKNLLVASMLLLSFAFAKAQKVKGNRDVTTQIITVEPFQEIRIGEELEVTLSEGVTPKVDVKSDSNLHQYIDVSVIGGVLTIKTTADIRRNKELKINIVYTPQLRTITAFEDAQLSTTTNFRLEMLQINVKDKARVYFTGRVNELIFNGMADSKSECNLGGGSAQLNLNGNSDTEALLKYDEINFLMTDKATARIEGDAKTASMVLEGRADLVAEKLDLKDLKLSITRNAEASVNVNKDFELKASGDAQIELYNNPKINMAEFTDKAVLMKK; encoded by the coding sequence ATGAAGAATTTACTAGTAGCATCGATGTTGTTGTTGAGTTTCGCTTTCGCGAAAGCGCAAAAAGTAAAAGGCAATAGAGATGTAACCACCCAAATCATTACCGTAGAACCTTTTCAAGAAATAAGAATAGGTGAAGAACTGGAAGTCACTCTATCTGAAGGTGTTACTCCCAAAGTTGATGTCAAGTCAGATTCCAACCTGCACCAATACATTGATGTTTCTGTAATAGGTGGCGTATTGACTATTAAAACCACTGCAGACATAAGACGCAATAAAGAGCTGAAGATCAACATTGTCTACACTCCACAACTTAGAACGATCACCGCCTTTGAAGATGCGCAATTGAGCACCACCACAAACTTTAGGTTAGAAATGCTTCAAATAAATGTGAAAGACAAAGCCAGAGTATATTTTACAGGGCGCGTGAATGAACTCATTTTTAATGGTATGGCAGACAGTAAGTCAGAATGTAATCTAGGTGGCGGCAGTGCCCAGTTGAACCTTAACGGGAACTCTGATACTGAAGCGCTCCTTAAATATGACGAGATTAATTTCTTGATGACAGACAAAGCGACCGCACGTATTGAAGGTGATGCAAAAACAGCATCCATGGTTCTTGAAGGTAGAGCCGATCTTGTTGCAGAAAAGCTAGACCTCAAAGACTTAAAATTAAGCATCACTCGCAATGCAGAAGCAAGTGTGAATGTCAACAAAGATTTTGAATTGAAAGCCAGCGGCGATGCACAAATAGAACTGTATAACAATCCAAAAATCAATATGGCCGAGTTTACAGACAAAGCGGTCTTGATGAAGAAATAA
- a CDS encoding PspC domain-containing protein, producing the protein MNKTININLAGLFFHIDEDAYQRLQRYLAAVRSSFSGTTGADEIMSDIESRIAELFLEKRANEQQVISIGHVEAVIDIMGQPEDYEVDEDIFTESGSKAKRPNYATKGKQLFRDTQNGYVGGVSSGLGHYLGVDIVWVRVLWILITFLTAGWAIPIYILLWIFVPDAVTTNQRLTMMGKEVNISNIEDNFKAGFEPVADGQTDAGHLIVGQKGKRGTVKFFGFLGSLIIGVLKAIVKIFGLLLFLTTTIALVALIVSTITASAIDIEGYSLLTIFDWVVPADFASFWLVLAIILVAGIPLFLLAVLGLKLLVSNLRTLGSKVYLALSAIWIIAVIALSIMIGRIIASQAIDASVQKTEKFAIDASQPFSLDLTRTDRINSFNRNGVQFEFDEIDGQQYVKYYNVKVATGSTTDSVARVELLFKSKGASFEEAKERAKLIQFEYQLTDSSFVGSDYFMLPQNGGFGDHDVEVMVYLPEGTTARFNERFGERYRSYINNDAFRLGNNIEYTYQIKDGKAVCLDCPIIEETKEAEDEAMDTVNDSVPANSIPENDGDWQYDGNDGVSQNDRS; encoded by the coding sequence ATGAACAAGACCATCAATATAAATTTAGCTGGGCTGTTCTTCCACATAGATGAAGATGCCTATCAACGCCTGCAGCGATATCTTGCAGCGGTACGCAGCTCCTTTTCTGGAACTACGGGCGCAGACGAGATCATGTCTGACATCGAGTCCAGAATCGCAGAACTTTTCCTTGAAAAGCGCGCCAATGAGCAACAGGTCATCTCTATAGGTCATGTAGAAGCTGTGATTGACATCATGGGACAACCAGAAGACTATGAAGTTGACGAGGACATCTTTACAGAATCTGGCAGTAAAGCCAAGCGTCCCAATTATGCTACTAAAGGGAAACAGCTCTTTAGAGACACGCAAAACGGGTACGTTGGTGGAGTGAGTTCTGGATTGGGACATTATTTAGGCGTCGACATCGTTTGGGTACGTGTTCTATGGATCCTGATTACTTTCCTTACCGCTGGTTGGGCCATACCTATCTATATATTGTTATGGATTTTTGTTCCCGATGCAGTGACTACCAACCAGCGCCTGACCATGATGGGCAAGGAAGTCAACATCTCCAATATAGAAGATAATTTCAAAGCGGGTTTTGAGCCCGTGGCCGATGGGCAGACCGACGCCGGCCACCTTATCGTAGGTCAAAAGGGAAAACGTGGAACCGTTAAGTTTTTTGGATTTTTAGGCAGTCTGATCATAGGAGTTCTAAAAGCAATCGTAAAGATATTTGGGTTACTGTTATTCCTCACGACGACAATTGCACTGGTGGCCTTGATCGTATCGACCATCACGGCGAGTGCAATAGATATTGAAGGGTATAGTTTGTTAACCATTTTTGACTGGGTTGTCCCAGCAGATTTTGCTTCCTTCTGGTTGGTTCTTGCCATTATTTTAGTTGCAGGAATACCATTATTTCTTCTTGCTGTTTTAGGCTTGAAGTTATTGGTGAGCAATTTGCGCACCTTAGGATCTAAAGTGTATCTGGCACTTTCTGCCATATGGATCATTGCTGTGATCGCCTTAAGTATCATGATTGGGAGAATCATTGCCAGTCAAGCGATTGATGCGAGTGTACAAAAAACAGAGAAGTTTGCCATTGACGCATCGCAACCGTTCTCACTGGACCTTACCAGGACAGATCGTATCAACTCTTTCAATCGCAATGGTGTCCAATTTGAGTTTGATGAGATTGACGGGCAACAATACGTTAAGTATTATAATGTCAAGGTAGCAACTGGATCCACAACAGATTCTGTTGCACGTGTCGAGCTCTTGTTCAAATCCAAAGGAGCCAGTTTTGAAGAGGCCAAGGAACGAGCAAAACTGATCCAGTTTGAGTACCAACTCACAGACTCTTCTTTTGTAGGATCAGACTATTTTATGTTGCCGCAAAATGGTGGATTTGGCGATCACGATGTGGAAGTCATGGTGTATTTGCCAGAAGGTACCACCGCTCGATTCAATGAGCGATTTGGTGAGCGATACAGATCGTATATCAACAATGACGCATTCCGTTTAGGGAATAACATTGAATACACGTACCAGATCAAGGATGGCAAGGCGGTATGTCTGGATTGCCCCATTATTGAAGAAACAAAAGAAGCTGAAGATGAAGCTATGGATACAGTAAATGATAGTGTCCCGGCGAACAGCATTCCAGAAAATGATGGTGACTGGCAGTATGATGGTAACGATGGCGTGAGTCAAAACGATCGATCATGA
- a CDS encoding PadR family transcriptional regulator, with protein sequence MKIENTKAQMRKGVLEYCILSILKEEDAYVAEILDTLKDAKLLVVEGTIYPLLTRLKNAGLLNYRWEESTGGPPRKYYGLTETGKIFLTELSSTWDDLKNAVNIVTKPKTKKS encoded by the coding sequence ATGAAGATAGAAAACACAAAAGCACAAATGCGCAAGGGCGTACTGGAGTACTGCATTCTATCGATCCTCAAGGAAGAAGATGCCTATGTGGCAGAGATTCTTGATACTTTGAAAGATGCTAAACTCCTGGTGGTGGAAGGCACCATCTACCCGTTACTGACACGTTTAAAAAACGCAGGACTACTCAACTACCGTTGGGAAGAAAGTACTGGTGGACCTCCACGTAAGTACTATGGTCTTACTGAAACAGGTAAGATCTTCCTTACTGAACTCTCCAGCACTTGGGACGATCTCAAGAATGCCGTCAATATTGTTACCAAACCTAAAACCAAGAAATCATGA
- a CDS encoding DUF4870 domain-containing protein: protein MEKQQQNNHNNIAMGIHLATFGKWIFPLGNFILPILLWMVNSKKSDFIDRHGKQAINFQLSITLWTVILAFIGGGVIIGSMISGGPDLWQAMDGPSFPFTNDLGIFSTIVASGVICGTLILALGIVDLVCTIKAAIRAHDGEEYRYPLTINFIPDTPVQETSNTN, encoded by the coding sequence ATGGAAAAACAACAACAAAACAACCACAATAATATCGCGATGGGAATCCATCTAGCGACATTTGGAAAATGGATCTTCCCATTGGGAAATTTCATTCTGCCCATTCTACTATGGATGGTGAATTCCAAAAAATCTGACTTTATAGATCGCCATGGAAAACAGGCCATCAACTTCCAATTGAGCATCACGCTCTGGACCGTTATACTTGCCTTTATAGGCGGCGGCGTGATTATAGGGAGCATGATCTCTGGCGGTCCAGATTTATGGCAAGCGATGGATGGTCCTAGCTTTCCCTTTACCAATGACTTGGGGATTTTCTCCACTATCGTCGCCAGCGGTGTGATTTGCGGTACGCTTATTCTGGCTTTGGGCATTGTGGATCTGGTCTGCACGATCAAGGCGGCGATCAGGGCTCATGATGGAGAGGAATACCGCTACCCGTTAACGATTAATTTTATTCCTGATACGCCAGTTCAGGAAACATCTAACACGAACTAA
- a CDS encoding DUF4442 domain-containing protein: MITPAKINTFTFFKLPSCWWCGVRVKTITPETCTTRVKHRWFNQNPFKSMYFAVQAMAAELTTGALVMSYIKESNAKVSMLVANNEATFTKKATGQITFTSNDGLAIKDAIEKTVATGEGQTVWMEATGINADGIQVSKFKFEWTVKRKG; encoded by the coding sequence ATGATCACACCGGCCAAAATCAACACTTTTACGTTTTTTAAATTACCCAGCTGCTGGTGGTGCGGCGTACGTGTAAAAACCATCACGCCAGAGACGTGCACGACACGTGTCAAGCACAGGTGGTTCAATCAAAATCCGTTCAAGAGCATGTATTTTGCCGTGCAGGCCATGGCAGCAGAGCTTACCACAGGCGCTTTGGTCATGTCCTATATCAAAGAATCCAATGCTAAGGTGAGCATGCTGGTAGCTAACAATGAAGCCACCTTTACTAAGAAAGCAACAGGTCAGATCACCTTCACATCTAATGATGGACTCGCAATTAAAGATGCCATTGAAAAAACAGTAGCCACAGGTGAAGGCCAGACGGTCTGGATGGAAGCCACTGGAATCAATGCAGACGGTATACAGGTAAGTAAGTTTAAATTTGAATGGACCGTAAAACGCAAAGGCTAG
- a CDS encoding o-succinylbenzoate synthase — MKASFQKYTLEFKQPAGTSRGVLKTKDTYFLTVENDSEKGIGECNLFKGLSSDDRPDYEEKLQWVCDHIGMKPAEMSAALQEWPSILFGYEMAMKSLQSSDPFTLFPSPFTQQQDHIPINGLVWMGDKKFMMQQLEEKLAAGFDCIKLKIGAIDFDAEMQLLKSIRSRFRESEVTIRVDANGAFEPKEALAKLDKISTYKVHSIEQPIQQGQWKEMAELCEKTPVPIALDEELIGLYTSGDRARCLDQIQPQYIILKPALVGGFASSREWINLAGERNIGWWMTSALESNIGLNAIAQFTYTLGVSMPQGLGTGGLYTNNIEAPLQIKNGALHCNEIALWNTNPINF, encoded by the coding sequence ATGAAAGCCAGTTTCCAGAAATACACTTTAGAATTTAAACAGCCTGCGGGAACTTCTCGTGGAGTACTCAAAACCAAAGACACCTACTTTCTTACTGTAGAAAACGACAGCGAAAAAGGAATAGGTGAGTGCAATCTTTTTAAAGGATTGTCCAGCGACGATAGGCCTGATTATGAAGAGAAACTTCAATGGGTTTGCGATCATATAGGAATGAAACCTGCAGAAATGAGCGCTGCCCTGCAAGAGTGGCCATCAATTTTATTCGGTTATGAGATGGCGATGAAATCGCTGCAGTCCAGCGATCCGTTTACGCTTTTTCCATCTCCATTCACGCAACAGCAGGATCATATTCCCATCAACGGCTTGGTATGGATGGGCGATAAGAAATTCATGATGCAGCAGCTGGAAGAGAAGCTCGCGGCTGGATTTGACTGTATCAAATTGAAGATAGGCGCCATAGATTTTGATGCCGAAATGCAGTTGTTGAAGTCGATACGATCTCGCTTTCGCGAAAGCGAAGTCACCATAAGAGTTGATGCTAACGGAGCTTTTGAACCTAAAGAAGCTCTGGCTAAACTCGACAAAATTTCAACCTATAAGGTCCACAGCATCGAGCAACCCATCCAGCAAGGCCAATGGAAGGAAATGGCTGAATTGTGCGAGAAAACTCCAGTGCCCATCGCGCTGGATGAAGAGTTGATTGGCTTGTACACTTCTGGAGATCGCGCTCGCTGTCTGGATCAGATCCAGCCACAATATATTATTTTGAAACCTGCTCTTGTAGGTGGTTTTGCCAGCTCAAGAGAATGGATCAATCTGGCAGGAGAACGCAACATAGGCTGGTGGATGACCAGCGCCCTAGAGTCCAACATAGGGCTGAACGCGATCGCACAATTTACGTACACGTTAGGTGTTTCCATGCCGCAGGGTTTGGGAACTGGCGGCTTGTATACCAATAATATTGAAGCTCCATTACAGATCAAAAACGGTGCGTTGCATTGTAACGAGATTGCTTTATGGAACACTAATCCAATAAATTTCTAG
- a CDS encoding CPBP family intramembrane glutamic endopeptidase: MFIKRAANKFNEPWRWILGFIVIFAACQVIGATPFAIAIAVKTVMDGNMGALNDASAIMGVLPSNLTFFLLMISFVFGILGWWIWVKYVHKLSWTQATTSRVKFDWSRAWFAFIVVGLVSIISTVAGYYLIPEDYIWNFDPVNFGILFVLAIVLVPIQTTWEELFFRSYMMQGLGLMAKNRAVPFIVTSLIFGLMHLGNPEIAKLGYTIMFWYVGTGFLLGLFTLMDEGTELAIGFHAANNLFIALLVTADWTAFQTESLLIDVSDPEVNFTTFIPLLVYYPALVLLFAWKYKWTNWKERLFGKVEVPAHTNDDSIEFDNTLNP, translated from the coding sequence ATGTTTATAAAGAGAGCAGCAAATAAGTTCAACGAGCCGTGGAGATGGATTTTAGGATTTATCGTCATTTTTGCGGCCTGTCAAGTGATAGGAGCAACTCCATTTGCTATTGCCATCGCTGTAAAAACGGTTATGGACGGCAATATGGGCGCGCTTAATGATGCGTCTGCCATTATGGGTGTATTACCTTCCAACCTGACTTTTTTCTTGTTGATGATTAGTTTCGTTTTTGGGATATTGGGCTGGTGGATCTGGGTCAAATATGTTCATAAACTATCATGGACACAGGCCACAACATCACGAGTTAAGTTTGACTGGAGTCGGGCCTGGTTTGCGTTTATTGTGGTTGGATTGGTGTCCATCATTTCTACGGTTGCTGGATATTATTTGATTCCAGAAGACTATATCTGGAATTTTGACCCTGTTAATTTTGGGATACTATTCGTGTTGGCGATCGTTCTCGTACCTATTCAGACGACTTGGGAAGAATTGTTTTTCCGTAGTTACATGATGCAAGGATTGGGATTGATGGCAAAAAATAGGGCCGTTCCATTTATTGTGACCTCCTTGATTTTTGGATTGATGCACCTAGGTAATCCAGAAATAGCAAAACTGGGCTATACCATTATGTTTTGGTATGTAGGCACAGGATTCTTACTTGGACTTTTCACGTTGATGGATGAAGGAACAGAGTTGGCCATAGGTTTTCACGCTGCAAACAATTTATTTATCGCGTTACTGGTCACGGCAGACTGGACCGCTTTTCAAACGGAATCCTTATTGATAGACGTTTCTGATCCTGAAGTAAATTTTACCACTTTTATTCCATTGTTGGTATATTATCCGGCGCTAGTTCTTTTATTTGCATGGAAGTATAAGTGGACCAACTGGAAGGAACGATTGTTTGGGAAAGTTGAGGTTCCAGCGCATACGAACGACGATAGCATAGAATTTGACAATACATTAAATCCATAA
- a CDS encoding AMP-binding protein, protein MIPEVHPEFQLNGRSLDHKGLMTVAYSYAKEGELWERQVGDFLLNWLDDFSYHTVFSSGSTGVPKEYRLEKKHMINSARMTGERFRISAGMDVLCCLPLSYVAGKLMMVRAIELGWHIDLVAPSKNPLDKATKRYDFTAMTAYQVKHSLDYLYKSRKIIIGGGPVDEALVESLKGRHTRAYHTYGMTETSTHVGIRELYPNHEEFFTALPRIKVRLNGADCLVVDAPDLADEPVVTNDLAIIKNEKMFKILGRTDNVIITGGIKIHPESVQNKLSKFIDNRFFISSEPEKALGQQVVIYVEGEEIDLESAFAKAKLDRFEKPRKVIFVKQFAETHTAKVDRKAIIAKYGNK, encoded by the coding sequence ATGATTCCAGAAGTACATCCAGAATTCCAATTAAACGGTAGATCACTTGACCATAAAGGCCTGATGACCGTCGCCTACAGTTATGCCAAAGAAGGAGAACTGTGGGAACGTCAAGTAGGTGATTTTCTATTGAACTGGCTGGATGATTTTTCCTATCATACGGTATTCTCCAGTGGCTCTACTGGTGTGCCTAAAGAGTATAGACTGGAGAAAAAGCACATGATCAACAGTGCGCGCATGACAGGCGAGCGTTTTAGAATAAGTGCAGGAATGGATGTGTTGTGCTGTTTGCCGTTAAGCTATGTTGCCGGTAAACTGATGATGGTGCGTGCGATTGAATTAGGCTGGCACATCGACCTGGTGGCACCGTCAAAAAATCCGCTGGATAAAGCGACCAAGCGTTATGATTTTACCGCGATGACCGCTTATCAAGTAAAACATTCTCTGGATTATTTATACAAAAGCCGAAAGATCATCATAGGTGGTGGACCGGTTGATGAAGCCCTAGTAGAAAGCCTAAAAGGTCGCCACACCAGAGCTTACCATACTTATGGAATGACTGAAACCAGCACGCACGTTGGGATACGCGAACTCTATCCCAATCATGAAGAATTCTTTACTGCCTTGCCTAGAATCAAGGTGCGCCTAAATGGTGCAGATTGCCTCGTGGTCGATGCTCCAGATCTTGCAGATGAACCTGTGGTAACTAATGACCTGGCAATCATTAAGAATGAAAAAATGTTCAAGATTTTAGGAAGGACAGATAACGTCATCATCACTGGTGGTATCAAGATCCATCCAGAATCAGTTCAAAACAAGTTGTCCAAGTTTATCGATAACCGCTTTTTTATCTCCTCAGAGCCAGAAAAAGCCCTAGGTCAACAAGTGGTTATTTATGTAGAAGGTGAAGAGATCGATTTGGAATCCGCTTTCGCGAAAGCGAAACTAGACCGATTTGAAAAACCACGCAAAGTCATTTTTGTAAAGCAATTTGCCGAAACCCACACGGCAAAAGTGGACCGCAAAGCCATCATCGCAAAATACGGAAACAAGTAA
- a CDS encoding low molecular weight protein-tyrosine-phosphatase translates to MKEQTSILMVCLGNICRSPLAEGLMRSKLNFTKFTVDSAGTSGGHKGEAPDKRSIEVAKRYDLDISQQRSRKLTPQDLENFDYIYVMDRSNYNDVMDLAQNDEQRAKIKKILEVPFPGDDLDVPDPYYGGDQGFENVYKMLDQATDAIAQQLNNH, encoded by the coding sequence ATGAAAGAGCAAACCTCCATTTTAATGGTGTGTTTGGGTAACATTTGCCGCTCGCCACTGGCGGAAGGTTTGATGCGATCTAAATTGAACTTTACCAAATTCACGGTGGACAGCGCTGGAACTAGCGGTGGCCATAAAGGCGAGGCGCCAGATAAGAGATCTATTGAAGTTGCCAAACGCTACGATCTTGACATCTCGCAACAACGCAGCCGCAAGCTGACACCACAAGATCTTGAAAACTTTGACTATATCTATGTCATGGATCGGTCCAACTATAATGATGTGATGGACCTAGCTCAAAATGACGAGCAGCGCGCCAAGATCAAAAAGATTCTTGAAGTCCCTTTTCCAGGCGACGATCTCGATGTTCCAGATCCCTATTACGGCGGTGATCAAGGCTTTGAGAATGTCTACAAAATGCTGGATCAAGCCACTGATGCGATTGCACAGCAGCTTAACAACCACTAA
- the dnaA gene encoding chromosomal replication initiator protein DnaA, with protein MTSTAESVWENCLEFIKDNINPQAYKTWFLPIKAVKLTDTALSIQVPSRFFYEWLEEHYIKLLKTALTKELGEGAKLIYAIRMENTLKGMEPFTEKIPSSNRTFQNSQTVDAPVRSKSPELKNPFIIPGIRNVKIESQLNPSYNFDTFLEGDSNRLARSAGMAVSNKPGGTSFNPLLIFGGVGLGKTHLAHAIGVGIKENYPDKTVLYISAEKFTQQFIESVRKNNRNDFIHFYQIVDVLIVDDIQFFAGKAGTQDVFFHIFNHLHQNGKQVILTSDKKPVDMQDIEQRLLSRFKWGLSAELNHPDYETRVSIIKNKLYRDGVEMEEDIINYLADNIKTNIRELEGAIISLIAHSSFNHKDITIELAKKIVENYVKNTKREVSIDQIQKVVSDYFQMDVETLQSKTRKRHIVQARQLAMYFSKKMTKASLASIGSKIGKRDHATVLHACKTVDNLASTDKQFNKYVEDLRKKLAN; from the coding sequence ATGACATCGACGGCAGAATCGGTATGGGAAAATTGTCTTGAATTCATAAAGGATAATATTAACCCACAAGCCTACAAAACTTGGTTTTTACCCATCAAGGCAGTAAAGCTAACTGATACAGCGTTGAGTATACAAGTTCCCAGCCGTTTTTTCTACGAATGGCTCGAAGAACATTACATCAAATTGCTTAAAACAGCCCTTACAAAAGAGCTAGGTGAAGGAGCTAAATTGATATACGCCATTAGAATGGAGAATACCTTAAAAGGTATGGAACCATTCACCGAAAAAATACCCAGCAGCAACCGTACATTTCAAAATTCACAAACGGTTGACGCTCCTGTACGCAGTAAAAGTCCAGAGCTTAAAAATCCGTTTATCATTCCTGGAATACGTAATGTAAAGATTGAGTCTCAACTCAATCCTTCCTATAATTTTGATACGTTTCTAGAAGGTGATTCCAACAGACTTGCACGTAGTGCTGGTATGGCGGTTTCTAACAAACCAGGCGGAACTTCATTTAATCCATTATTGATTTTTGGTGGTGTTGGCCTTGGAAAAACACACCTTGCTCATGCCATAGGTGTAGGCATCAAGGAGAATTATCCAGATAAAACGGTTCTATATATAAGTGCTGAAAAATTTACCCAGCAGTTCATCGAGTCCGTACGCAAGAACAATAGAAATGATTTTATTCACTTCTATCAAATTGTAGATGTATTGATCGTGGATGACATCCAATTCTTTGCTGGTAAGGCAGGAACCCAAGATGTATTCTTCCATATTTTCAATCACCTACATCAAAATGGTAAGCAAGTCATTCTAACGAGTGATAAAAAGCCTGTAGATATGCAGGATATCGAGCAGCGCTTACTTTCCAGATTCAAATGGGGTTTGAGTGCAGAGCTCAATCATCCAGATTATGAAACAAGAGTCTCCATCATCAAGAACAAATTGTATCGCGATGGTGTGGAAATGGAAGAAGACATCATCAATTATCTAGCAGATAACATCAAAACCAACATTCGTGAGCTGGAAGGTGCCATCATCTCGTTGATTGCACATTCTTCCTTTAACCATAAGGACATCACTATTGAACTGGCCAAAAAGATTGTTGAGAACTACGTCAAGAATACCAAACGTGAGGTAAGCATCGATCAGATCCAAAAAGTTGTGAGCGATTACTTCCAGATGGACGTTGAAACTCTACAATCCAAAACCCGCAAGCGTCATATTGTACAAGCGCGTCAATTGGCGATGTATTTCTCAAAGAAAATGACTAAGGCATCACTTGCCAGCATTGGATCAAAAATAGGGAAACGCGACCACGCAACGGTTTTACATGCCTGTAAGACGGTTGACAACCTTGCTTCCACAGACAAACAATTTAATAAGTACGTAGAAGATCTGCGTAAAAAGCTGGCGAATTAA
- a CDS encoding acyl-CoA thioesterase produces MKNSIIDIVPRYAETDQMGIVHHSNYLIYMEQARLDWLDALGFSYQKMEDSGVLLPVYQIDIKYKNPIKFGDEISVKTTLKNLPTTRVVFEYEITKKDGSVCATAELTLVFTDAKTFRPRKPIPEFLEKCKTLF; encoded by the coding sequence ATGAAAAATTCGATCATCGACATTGTGCCACGGTATGCCGAAACCGACCAGATGGGAATCGTTCATCATTCTAACTATTTGATTTACATGGAGCAAGCTAGACTTGACTGGTTGGATGCTTTAGGTTTTTCTTATCAAAAAATGGAAGATTCTGGAGTGCTTTTACCTGTTTATCAAATAGATATAAAGTATAAAAATCCGATCAAGTTTGGGGACGAAATTTCTGTCAAAACCACCCTTAAGAATCTTCCTACAACAAGGGTCGTTTTTGAGTATGAAATCACAAAAAAGGACGGTTCCGTATGTGCCACGGCAGAGCTTACTTTAGTGTTCACAGATGCCAAAACCTTTAGACCTCGTAAACCAATTCCCGAATTTTTGGAAAAGTGTAAAACTCTGTTTTAA